From Methanoculleus oceani, a single genomic window includes:
- a CDS encoding radical SAM protein, whose amino-acid sequence MEDKFSDLVQQNLFSESPDIPYLKSIIESNLELNSEDTNELIYSITLKLNSSLFPPVTGIELILTEGCNLACSYCFEKDMAGHSKMPRNIAAKAIDLLIDYSNDCSELHITYFGGEPLLNYSVMRYITEYAQEQSSLRNKSINFNMTTNGTLLNRSIVEYLSSNKIKVLVSVDGLRRTHDKHRKDKNGNGTFDRVYKNLKLLKEKQPWIGIKMTIMPIECKYLFDDVINLYNMGVNQFLIGPATGVSWSAQTINTYLSQLEKLYEWYFSYPRSDLRINEFDEIENKPFFGCHAGRTNIAVGIDGQISPCSKILAINNTNLLSKLGNVYLGLTNFKNRLRLNECSELHVECERMGISEEYRGGCYASNYYETGSLFIPSMKDHNFDKARHSLSEKFQQLKRITN is encoded by the coding sequence ATGGAGGATAAATTTAGTGATCTGGTACAGCAAAATCTATTTTCCGAATCACCAGATATTCCATATTTAAAGAGTATAATAGAATCCAATTTAGAATTAAATTCGGAAGATACAAATGAACTTATCTATAGTATTACATTAAAATTAAATTCATCTCTCTTTCCACCCGTAACTGGCATAGAATTAATTTTAACAGAAGGATGCAATCTTGCGTGTTCTTATTGCTTTGAGAAGGATATGGCAGGACATAGTAAAATGCCAAGAAATATCGCTGCTAAAGCGATAGATTTATTGATCGATTATTCGAATGATTGTTCAGAATTGCATATAACTTACTTTGGTGGAGAGCCTCTACTTAATTACTCTGTTATGCGATATATTACAGAATACGCCCAAGAGCAATCATCATTACGAAATAAATCAATCAATTTCAATATGACTACCAATGGCACATTATTAAACCGCTCAATTGTCGAATATTTATCCAGCAACAAAATAAAAGTATTAGTGAGCGTTGATGGACTTAGAAGGACGCACGATAAACATCGAAAAGATAAAAATGGCAATGGGACATTTGATCGTGTCTATAAAAACCTTAAACTGCTAAAAGAAAAGCAGCCGTGGATTGGCATTAAGATGACCATTATGCCTATTGAATGCAAATATCTATTCGATGATGTCATAAATTTATATAATATGGGTGTAAACCAGTTTCTTATTGGTCCGGCAACTGGAGTAAGTTGGTCAGCTCAGACCATAAACACCTATTTATCACAATTAGAAAAGCTTTATGAGTGGTATTTCAGTTATCCTCGATCAGATTTAAGAATCAATGAGTTCGACGAAATAGAGAATAAGCCTTTCTTTGGGTGTCATGCAGGTAGAACAAATATTGCAGTAGGCATAGATGGACAAATTTCACCATGTTCAAAGATACTAGCCATAAATAATACCAATCTTTTATCCAAATTAGGGAATGTCTACCTCGGTTTAACAAATTTTAAAAACCGATTGAGATTAAATGAATGTTCGGAACTTCATGTAGAATGCGAGCGCATGGGCATATCAGAAGAATATCGAGGGGGCTGTTATGCAAGTAATTATTATGAAACTGGAAGTCTATTTATTCCCAGTATGAAGGATCATAACTTCGATAAAGCACGACACTCACTTTCAGAAAAATTTCAACAATTAAAAAGAATTACTAATTGA
- a CDS encoding type II toxin-antitoxin system PemK/MazF family toxin, with the protein MERFVKGDVVVVPFPFSDLSTVKRRPALVVAAPGGDDVILCQITSQQIRDRYAVGITDVNFAEGTLHKPSNIRPNRLFSASVDLILYRAGRLNDQTVTSVIDRIIGILQAE; encoded by the coding sequence GTGGAGCGATTTGTGAAGGGCGATGTTGTCGTTGTACCGTTTCCCTTCTCCGATCTCTCAACCGTGAAACGGCGCCCGGCTCTTGTCGTTGCGGCGCCCGGTGGGGACGATGTCATCCTCTGCCAGATCACGAGCCAGCAGATCCGGGATCGTTATGCCGTTGGTATCACCGACGTGAATTTTGCAGAGGGTACGCTCCACAAACCGAGCAACATCCGGCCAAACCGGCTCTTTTCTGCCAGCGTCGATCTGATTCTTTATCGAGCCGGCCGTCTCAACGACCAGACCGTCACATCGGTCATCGATCGGATCATCGGGATCCTGCAGGCGGAATAA